The Verrucomicrobium spinosum DSM 4136 = JCM 18804 genome includes a region encoding these proteins:
- a CDS encoding glycosyltransferase family 2 protein, with amino-acid sequence MASCPPQLSTPKFSICLPTLNARAFLEERLETILSQTLTDWELIVCDSHSTDGTWEYLSQWAHDPRVHLHQVPKEGLYAGWNECLKRATGKYVYIATADDTCAPELLERLAEPMDGNENIAVAYCGYREIDGRGQELTVRRSTFQKFIEPWMSARHDVDGRALFLITCAFDHNWGSVTGFAFQRALLDKTGLFRTDMGMNADCEWALRTLLVSPLVAFIPGRLATWRLHEAQASRNWGMDDARLCRDSMRDLLNDPRAGLPEAWKTVPAWSEQLMLKREWSYEELSELFRFVARANPRKFLTQCLRVGKQDPGMFFRQLFRLFAFPPMPTSSWEEHANHLLATFPCDWPPVPISSERPS; translated from the coding sequence GTGGCATCCTGCCCCCCCCAGCTATCAACGCCCAAGTTTTCCATCTGCCTCCCCACGCTGAATGCCCGCGCATTCCTGGAGGAGCGGCTGGAGACCATCCTCTCCCAAACCCTGACGGACTGGGAACTGATCGTCTGCGACAGCCACTCCACGGACGGGACCTGGGAATACCTCTCCCAGTGGGCTCACGACCCCCGCGTGCACCTGCATCAGGTGCCCAAAGAGGGGCTCTACGCCGGCTGGAACGAGTGCCTAAAGCGGGCCACCGGGAAGTATGTGTACATCGCCACGGCAGACGACACTTGTGCCCCTGAACTGCTGGAACGGCTGGCCGAACCCATGGATGGGAACGAGAATATCGCCGTGGCCTACTGTGGGTATCGGGAGATCGATGGCCGGGGGCAGGAACTGACCGTGCGCCGCTCCACCTTCCAGAAGTTCATCGAACCGTGGATGAGTGCACGCCATGATGTGGATGGACGGGCCCTGTTCCTCATCACCTGCGCATTCGATCACAATTGGGGGAGCGTGACGGGGTTTGCCTTCCAACGCGCCCTCCTGGACAAGACTGGCCTCTTTCGCACGGACATGGGGATGAATGCCGATTGTGAGTGGGCTCTCCGAACCTTGCTGGTCAGCCCGCTGGTCGCATTCATTCCAGGACGCCTGGCCACCTGGCGACTCCATGAGGCCCAGGCCAGCCGGAATTGGGGCATGGATGATGCCCGCCTCTGCCGGGACAGCATGAGGGATCTGCTGAACGATCCCCGGGCCGGGCTCCCAGAAGCATGGAAGACAGTCCCCGCGTGGAGCGAGCAGTTGATGCTCAAGCGCGAGTGGAGCTACGAGGAGCTCTCTGAACTCTTCCGGTTTGTGGCCCGCGCGAACCCCCGGAAGTTTCTCACCCAGTGTCTTAGAGTCGGAAAGCAGGATCCCGGGATGTTTTTTCGCCAGCTTTTCCGGCTGTTTGCCTTCCCACCCATGCCGACCTCTTCATGGGAAGAGCATGCCAATCATTTGCTGGCCACGTTCCCTTGTGACTGGCCCCCCGTCCCGATCTCCTCCGAGCGCCCTTCCTGA
- a CDS encoding FkbM family methyltransferase, whose amino-acid sequence MLSYISKNINDRIGHLRFNSRGYFPYFGTQVYAPKGCVLYTRLRHEGVFERETCHYLVKAAREGTWFLDVGANLGLMSAPVLAQKPGVKVLSIEPSPNSHPYLKQTRDHSPYADRWQTLSKAVSRTTGTVDFVLADESHAAFEGMRDTGRVSMKRKVQVETAPLDAIWESVGSPPVSLIKIDVEGAETEVLEGARKLLTTCRPTVVLEWNPLNLQAYGTPLRWILDFARTTGYFLCDMTTMAAIEHPEHLEHLSSQGRENFVLYPKNTQAS is encoded by the coding sequence ATGCTGTCCTATATCTCCAAAAACATCAACGACCGAATTGGCCACCTCCGGTTCAACTCCCGCGGCTACTTTCCCTACTTTGGCACCCAGGTGTACGCCCCCAAGGGATGTGTCCTCTACACCCGACTGCGCCATGAGGGTGTGTTCGAGAGGGAGACCTGCCACTATCTGGTAAAGGCCGCCCGGGAGGGCACCTGGTTTCTGGATGTAGGAGCCAACTTGGGGCTGATGTCGGCCCCGGTCCTGGCCCAAAAGCCCGGCGTGAAGGTTCTTTCCATCGAACCGTCTCCCAACTCCCACCCCTATCTCAAGCAAACACGGGACCATTCACCCTATGCCGACCGGTGGCAGACTCTGAGCAAGGCCGTGAGCCGCACCACGGGCACCGTGGACTTCGTTCTGGCCGATGAATCACACGCCGCCTTCGAAGGGATGCGCGACACAGGACGGGTCTCCATGAAGCGCAAGGTGCAGGTGGAAACCGCCCCGCTCGATGCCATCTGGGAATCCGTCGGCTCCCCGCCGGTTTCTCTGATCAAGATCGATGTGGAGGGCGCGGAGACAGAGGTGCTTGAAGGAGCCAGGAAATTGCTCACCACCTGCCGTCCCACCGTAGTGCTGGAATGGAACCCCCTCAATCTCCAGGCCTACGGCACCCCGCTGCGCTGGATCCTCGATTTTGCCCGGACCACCGGCTATTTCCTCTGTGACATGACCACCATGGCCGCCATTGAACACCCGGAGCATCTGGAACACCTTTCCTCTCAGGGTCGGGAGAACTTCGTGCTATACCCAAAAAACACGCAGGCGTCCTGA
- a CDS encoding ABC transporter ATP-binding protein, translating to MPSDTVISVRNLSKLYRLGEVSTGVLAHDLNRWWHRFRGKEDPYTRLGAVNDRTSKADSDYVWALRDTSFDVRRGEVLGVIGKNGAGKSTLLKLLSRVTSPTGGEIKVRGRIAALLEVGTGFHPELTGRENIFLNGAILGMRKPEIVRRLDEIVEFSGCERYVDTPVKRYSSGMYVRLAFAVAAHLDPDILIVDEVLAVGDAEFQQRCIGKMKDVAATSGRTVIFVSHNLSAVQSLCNSVIRMQEGTLVSATRDPQTEINLYLSNAQRGNSHFPKRLSAEITLNTMRVSPGQVASRSRAEITVSLEASVATRMTDACILIYDAKGTRVSILDGRETGLAPMRLAAGRTDLVFDIATANLVPGTYNLGLYFHSGLTNVNLTDLMEMTVLETSAPGVPTYPAEHRGFALLDFKTRWQTPDSAPSPASA from the coding sequence ATGCCGAGCGACACCGTCATCTCCGTCCGCAATCTCTCCAAACTCTACCGGCTGGGAGAGGTCAGCACCGGCGTGCTGGCCCACGATCTGAACCGCTGGTGGCACCGGTTCCGGGGCAAGGAGGACCCCTACACCCGGCTGGGTGCCGTCAACGACCGCACCTCCAAGGCCGACAGCGACTACGTGTGGGCTCTTCGCGACACGAGCTTCGACGTGCGACGCGGTGAGGTGCTCGGAGTGATCGGAAAGAACGGTGCCGGGAAGAGCACCCTGCTGAAGCTGCTCTCCCGGGTCACCAGCCCCACCGGCGGAGAAATCAAAGTCCGCGGCCGGATCGCGGCTCTGCTTGAGGTTGGCACGGGCTTCCATCCGGAGCTCACCGGCAGGGAGAACATCTTCCTGAACGGTGCCATCCTGGGCATGCGCAAGCCGGAGATCGTGCGCCGGCTCGATGAAATCGTCGAGTTCAGCGGGTGTGAGCGCTACGTGGACACACCGGTGAAACGCTACAGCTCCGGCATGTATGTGCGGCTTGCCTTTGCCGTCGCGGCCCACCTCGATCCCGACATCCTGATTGTGGACGAGGTGCTCGCCGTGGGTGATGCAGAGTTCCAGCAGCGCTGCATTGGCAAGATGAAGGATGTGGCCGCCACCAGCGGGCGAACGGTCATCTTTGTAAGCCACAACCTCAGCGCCGTGCAGTCTCTCTGCAATTCGGTGATCCGCATGCAGGAAGGCACCCTGGTCTCCGCCACGCGTGACCCGCAGACGGAAATCAATCTGTACCTGAGCAACGCTCAACGGGGCAACAGCCACTTTCCCAAACGTCTTTCCGCAGAGATCACCCTGAACACGATGCGGGTTTCACCAGGTCAGGTGGCCAGCCGGTCCCGCGCAGAGATTACCGTGAGCCTGGAGGCCTCCGTCGCCACCCGCATGACAGATGCGTGCATCCTCATCTATGACGCCAAGGGCACGCGAGTCTCCATTTTAGATGGACGGGAAACAGGTCTTGCCCCCATGAGGCTGGCAGCCGGCCGCACCGACCTGGTGTTTGACATTGCCACCGCCAATCTGGTGCCCGGCACTTACAACCTGGGCCTGTACTTTCACTCCGGCCTGACCAACGTCAATCTTACAGACCTCATGGAGATGACTGTCCTGGAGACTTCCGCCCCGGGCGTGCCCACGTACCCGGCCGAACACCGTGGCTTTGCCCTGCTCGACTTTAAAACCCGCTGGCAGACGCCCGACTCTGCCCCTTCGCCCGCCTCCGCATAA
- a CDS encoding ABC transporter permease translates to MEHSPSPTRAPVADIAPLETGDDDAWDLIIRPKSGWLELHLEDLWRYRDLLWMFVRRDFVAQYKQTILGPLWFLIQPLLTTLTFTIIFSGVAKLSTDGLPPLLFYLAGTAPWNYFATCVTKTSTTFVTNANLFGKVYFPRLVTPISIVISTLIQFAIQFALLLGTLIWYLAKGTPITPHWTGIALMSPLLIAMMAALGLGVGIIVSALTTKYRDLSFLVTFGVQLAMYATPVVYPLSSVPERYRTWMELNPMTPVIEAYRAVYLGVGAFDWGSLTYSAGFTLATLLVGIIIFNRVEKTFVDTV, encoded by the coding sequence ATGGAACATTCGCCCTCTCCAACCCGAGCCCCTGTGGCTGACATCGCCCCGCTGGAAACCGGCGACGACGATGCATGGGATCTCATCATCCGGCCCAAGTCCGGCTGGCTGGAACTGCACCTGGAAGATCTCTGGCGTTATCGCGACCTGCTCTGGATGTTCGTCCGGCGCGACTTCGTGGCGCAATACAAACAGACCATTCTAGGCCCCCTCTGGTTTCTGATCCAGCCGTTGCTCACCACGCTGACGTTCACCATCATCTTCAGCGGTGTGGCGAAGCTCTCCACAGACGGCCTGCCACCCCTGCTCTTCTACCTTGCCGGGACGGCTCCGTGGAACTACTTCGCCACCTGCGTGACCAAGACCTCCACCACCTTCGTGACCAACGCGAACCTGTTCGGAAAGGTGTACTTCCCCCGGCTGGTCACGCCCATCTCCATTGTCATCTCCACCCTCATTCAGTTTGCCATCCAGTTCGCACTCCTGCTGGGCACGTTGATCTGGTATCTGGCGAAAGGCACCCCCATCACCCCACACTGGACTGGCATCGCTCTGATGAGCCCGCTGCTCATTGCCATGATGGCTGCCCTGGGCCTCGGCGTGGGCATCATTGTCTCCGCCCTCACCACCAAGTATCGCGACCTCTCCTTCCTCGTGACCTTCGGCGTCCAGCTCGCCATGTATGCGACGCCGGTGGTGTACCCCCTGTCCTCCGTGCCAGAGCGCTACCGCACCTGGATGGAACTCAATCCCATGACCCCGGTCATTGAGGCCTATCGTGCGGTTTATCTGGGCGTGGGGGCCTTTGACTGGGGATCCCTCACCTACAGTGCCGGGTTCACCCTTGCCACCCTCCTGGTAGGCATCATCATCTTCAACCGGGTGGAAAAGACCTTCGTGGACACCGTTTGA
- a CDS encoding glycosyltransferase family 2 protein, with translation MPAAAPTVSIVIPAYRKAATLARALQSVVNQSYRDFELHVVDDSGNEDLRPLVARYAVTSYTPQNCQGPGAARNRGLALCTGRYVISLDHDDEWDPDFLERAIQAIEYHHADTIWMNFRISGIRDRADCLATSPSRRKLFARQTEKSWLMPYDQACRFYLGRMAPLSNSALLYRRDKLGPGWYEKAMMADDWLLMARLLMDPEIKSGIVATPSWTKHEDGSHRSLWSQETGRRCVHDVTYAWQHYAPAMTPADRQRVRLYLGNLHYKLAYHCFWAGDHAEGRDNVRLGRVLAGITGQSLLLVMIFALRKVARAAGLPPLSTLTRAPQQSSTQS, from the coding sequence GTGCCCGCCGCTGCTCCTACAGTCTCGATTGTCATTCCCGCTTATCGGAAAGCGGCGACTCTGGCCCGGGCGCTCCAAAGCGTGGTCAACCAGTCGTATCGGGACTTTGAGCTGCATGTGGTGGATGACTCTGGCAACGAGGACCTGAGACCCCTGGTGGCGCGATACGCTGTCACCAGCTACACGCCCCAGAACTGCCAGGGCCCGGGAGCCGCTCGCAACCGCGGTCTGGCCCTGTGCACAGGCCGCTATGTCATCTCCCTGGACCACGATGATGAGTGGGACCCAGATTTCTTGGAACGCGCCATCCAGGCGATTGAATATCACCACGCGGACACCATCTGGATGAACTTCCGCATTTCTGGCATTCGCGACCGGGCAGACTGCCTCGCCACCAGCCCCTCCCGGCGGAAACTTTTTGCCCGCCAGACAGAGAAATCCTGGCTCATGCCCTACGATCAGGCATGTCGCTTCTATCTGGGCAGGATGGCCCCCCTCTCCAACAGTGCCCTGCTCTACCGTCGAGATAAGCTGGGGCCGGGCTGGTATGAAAAGGCCATGATGGCAGATGACTGGCTCCTCATGGCCCGACTGCTCATGGACCCGGAAATCAAATCCGGCATCGTCGCCACCCCTTCATGGACCAAACATGAAGACGGAAGCCACCGGTCCCTCTGGTCCCAAGAAACGGGCAGGCGCTGCGTGCACGACGTCACCTATGCCTGGCAGCACTACGCGCCCGCGATGACCCCAGCCGACCGACAGCGAGTGCGGCTCTATTTAGGCAACTTGCACTACAAACTGGCCTATCATTGCTTCTGGGCCGGGGACCATGCTGAGGGCCGGGACAATGTCCGGCTCGGGAGAGTCCTCGCCGGCATCACCGGCCAGTCGCTCCTTCTCGTCATGATCTTCGCCCTTCGGAAAGTGGCCAGAGCGGCAGGCCTCCCGCCCCTCAGCACCCTGACCCGGGCTCCCCAGCAATCCAGCACCCAGTCCTGA
- a CDS encoding GbsR/MarR family transcriptional regulator, giving the protein MFSNSSSHQGLSWAAERHRFIEAGGNTSHAFGLGRMIGRAYAMLYLATSPMSLDEIAATLRVSKASASTVLRQLASWQAVRQIWVAGDRKDYYEAETDFSVILKEGLMPGVRKKLQTAGTQIEKTLQSSTQKTPATPANEEMPPADQAEIRRRLRSAQQLHQRLDKVLGSKLLARFL; this is encoded by the coding sequence ATGTTCTCCAACTCCTCGTCCCACCAGGGCCTATCATGGGCGGCAGAACGACATCGTTTTATTGAAGCAGGAGGAAACACCTCCCACGCCTTCGGATTGGGCCGGATGATCGGCAGAGCCTATGCCATGCTCTACCTCGCGACCAGCCCGATGTCGCTGGACGAAATTGCCGCGACGCTCAGGGTCAGCAAGGCCAGCGCGAGCACCGTGCTCCGCCAGCTCGCCTCCTGGCAGGCGGTCCGCCAGATCTGGGTGGCGGGGGATCGCAAGGACTACTACGAGGCGGAGACAGATTTTTCGGTCATCTTGAAGGAAGGGCTGATGCCGGGAGTCCGGAAGAAGCTACAGACGGCCGGCACCCAGATCGAGAAGACACTGCAAAGCTCCACCCAGAAAACGCCAGCGACACCGGCAAACGAAGAGATGCCCCCCGCCGACCAGGCGGAAATTCGGCGGCGGCTGCGTTCGGCGCAGCAGCTCCATCAACGTCTGGACAAGGTGCTGGGGAGCAAGCTGCTCGCCCGGTTTCTTTGA
- a CDS encoding glycosyltransferase family 2 protein: MPLLFSVILPVLHADGKLGETLDSVASQAFEDLEVLVMDGGASPSTERLVQRSSLNEGGGLRYVGKPDQGIYDAMNEALDLASGRYIYFIGAGDTLRPHALAAVRDQLPTNDSSLVYGNVMRGAQIYDGPFDAWRLCHRNICHQAAFYGRDIFQLLGRFSLSYPACADWEFNMRCYGDSRIPKRYIETVVADFEQGGLSSHGDPAFNRDHGRLIRRHLGLLPFLKWAMGVTKTRVIARLRHELPGK; encoded by the coding sequence ATGCCACTGCTCTTCTCCGTCATTCTCCCTGTCCTGCATGCCGATGGCAAGCTGGGGGAGACTCTCGACTCCGTGGCCAGCCAGGCCTTTGAGGATCTGGAGGTCCTGGTGATGGACGGCGGCGCTTCTCCATCCACAGAACGGCTCGTGCAGCGGAGCTCGTTGAACGAGGGAGGCGGCCTGCGCTACGTGGGAAAACCCGACCAGGGCATCTACGATGCCATGAATGAGGCTCTCGATCTGGCGTCAGGCAGGTACATCTACTTCATCGGAGCCGGCGATACCCTGCGCCCCCATGCGCTCGCGGCGGTGCGGGATCAACTGCCCACAAACGACTCCAGCTTGGTGTACGGGAATGTCATGAGGGGGGCACAGATCTATGATGGCCCTTTCGACGCCTGGCGGCTCTGCCATCGGAACATCTGTCACCAAGCCGCCTTTTATGGACGGGACATCTTCCAGCTATTGGGACGTTTCTCCCTTTCCTACCCGGCATGCGCAGACTGGGAGTTCAACATGCGCTGCTACGGCGACTCCCGCATCCCCAAGCGCTACATCGAGACCGTGGTGGCGGATTTCGAGCAGGGCGGACTCAGTTCTCACGGAGACCCGGCATTCAACCGCGATCACGGCCGCCTCATCCGCCGGCATCTGGGGCTGCTCCCCTTCTTAAAATGGGCAATGGGGGTGACCAAGACCCGGGTCATAGCGCGGCTGCGACACGAGCTGCCCGGCAAATAA
- a CDS encoding glycosyltransferase family 2 protein has product MTSDTPTAPSAILPGVSIVIPVYNYERFIGQAIRTALAQAYAGELEVLVVDDGSTDGTPGIVEAFSPKVSYHRKVNAGLSAARNTGMELARHEWVLFLDADDELEPQAVAELVRALLNSGRKAVVVGSLGRMIDANGDWLSPASTQAGGEVGSFTAHDFVLRNRFAPIVLANRKVLLSLGGFDPALKASEDRDMWIRAATAGPVLMLKSVLHRKRDHGTNMSRHAVRQTDSILQVLGKAAANPAVGLTSDLCREAEAICLYQSARMHLAAGDRAAAMRQCFRSVGRRFWVQHAAACGYPRGFRFRFLALGLLSPFRGSTNPPGQPDATASSTLEKRPADYTTTS; this is encoded by the coding sequence ATGACCTCTGACACTCCCACTGCTCCAAGCGCCATCCTTCCCGGGGTGTCGATTGTGATACCAGTGTACAATTATGAGAGGTTTATTGGGCAGGCGATCCGCACCGCTCTGGCTCAGGCGTATGCCGGGGAGTTGGAGGTCCTGGTAGTGGATGATGGCTCTACCGATGGTACGCCTGGAATTGTGGAGGCTTTCTCGCCCAAGGTCAGTTACCACCGCAAGGTCAACGCCGGGTTGTCTGCGGCCAGAAACACCGGGATGGAACTCGCCCGGCACGAGTGGGTGTTGTTCCTGGATGCCGATGACGAACTGGAGCCGCAGGCGGTGGCGGAACTGGTGCGGGCACTGCTTAACAGCGGGCGAAAAGCTGTGGTGGTGGGCTCGCTGGGGCGCATGATTGACGCCAACGGCGACTGGCTGTCGCCCGCCTCCACACAGGCGGGCGGGGAGGTGGGAAGCTTCACGGCTCATGACTTTGTGTTGAGAAACCGCTTTGCGCCGATTGTCCTGGCGAATCGGAAGGTTTTGCTCTCGCTTGGAGGATTTGATCCCGCACTGAAGGCTTCCGAGGATCGCGACATGTGGATACGTGCCGCCACGGCAGGCCCCGTGCTCATGTTGAAGAGCGTGCTTCACCGAAAGCGTGACCATGGGACGAACATGTCCCGGCACGCGGTCCGCCAGACGGATTCCATTCTACAGGTGCTGGGCAAGGCTGCGGCCAATCCCGCAGTGGGACTGACCAGCGACTTGTGCCGGGAGGCAGAGGCCATCTGTCTCTATCAGTCTGCCCGCATGCATCTGGCAGCGGGGGATCGTGCTGCGGCCATGCGGCAGTGTTTCCGCTCGGTGGGCCGGCGTTTTTGGGTGCAGCACGCTGCCGCCTGCGGCTATCCCCGGGGCTTCCGCTTCCGCTTTCTGGCCCTCGGCCTTCTCTCGCCTTTTCGGGGATCGACGAATCCTCCTGGCCAGCCGGATGCTACTGCCTCATCAACTTTGGAAAAACGTCCTGCCGACTACACCACCACTTCATGA
- a CDS encoding class I SAM-dependent methyltransferase, whose translation MKDLVQNRRRMTLGQKLNLAGLAVRENGFAWTLLLGVYGAASAVANKAFGGMQVLREKRGIPGMNSRAMNRAIWESWNWDGGGDEWTPNEEWKASLMKHILTPAVPAGAVVVEIGPGAGRWTGELLKHCSSYQGLDISATCVEVCQEKFGKDPKFRIGLTDGNSLPGVADQSVDLVWSFDVFVHINDTDVEAYLREIARVLKPGGRTVLHHGSAGGAHGGWRSNLTTAKMNELAAKQGLVVKSQIDGWQDGGTFHAAGLYEDIITTLEKPGHG comes from the coding sequence ATGAAAGACCTTGTACAGAATCGCCGGCGAATGACCCTGGGTCAGAAACTCAATCTGGCAGGCCTTGCCGTGCGTGAGAATGGATTTGCCTGGACCCTGCTTCTGGGCGTTTACGGAGCCGCCAGTGCGGTGGCCAACAAGGCATTTGGGGGCATGCAGGTCCTGCGGGAAAAGCGCGGTATTCCGGGTATGAACAGCCGGGCGATGAACCGGGCGATCTGGGAAAGCTGGAACTGGGACGGCGGTGGCGACGAGTGGACGCCCAATGAGGAGTGGAAGGCCAGCCTCATGAAGCACATCCTCACTCCTGCGGTGCCGGCTGGTGCCGTGGTGGTGGAGATCGGGCCCGGTGCCGGGCGGTGGACGGGGGAGCTGCTCAAGCATTGCTCCTCCTACCAAGGGTTGGACATCTCGGCCACCTGTGTGGAGGTCTGTCAGGAGAAGTTTGGCAAGGATCCAAAGTTCCGCATCGGGCTCACTGATGGAAACTCCCTACCTGGAGTCGCGGACCAGTCTGTGGATCTGGTCTGGTCTTTTGACGTTTTCGTTCACATCAATGATACGGATGTGGAGGCCTATCTTCGGGAGATTGCCCGGGTGCTCAAGCCGGGCGGGAGGACCGTCTTGCACCATGGGTCTGCTGGCGGGGCGCACGGCGGTTGGCGCAGCAACCTGACGACTGCCAAGATGAACGAGCTTGCCGCCAAACAGGGTCTGGTGGTGAAGAGCCAGATCGATGGCTGGCAGGATGGGGGTACCTTCCATGCCGCCGGCCTTTACGAGGACATCATCACAACTCTGGAGAAGCCCGGGCATGGCTGA
- a CDS encoding glycosyltransferase: MADRLRILQVVDSLEPGGMENVLTQMVSRMDPEKFEFEVCCLTRGGPFEARLPAGMPVHVLGKSPGFSWGTVTALRQLVRARGYDVVHTRHLGGLIYTALACPRRGVPHLVHSEHTIWDGAELSSKRRWQRRFLYPRASAVFSVSQQQMDQMIAIGPGHRRLSRILNGVDCVRFAPAPDKEEVRRRLGLAPSGRWLGIVARFGAQKRHMDLLEAFDLIAADHPDVHLLMVGDGGPEKSRVLQRMERSPFKDRVVWAGFQQDPASWYQALDVLVVSSANEGLPNAVLEAMATGLPVVANDVCGVLEIVRTPDHGWVGAYGTIPALAQGLTIAAQASPLELQELGRNARKHVEKFFSLDAMVNAYDALYSSLSGSGG, from the coding sequence ATGGCTGATCGACTGCGGATCCTTCAGGTGGTGGACAGTCTGGAGCCGGGGGGCATGGAAAATGTCCTCACCCAGATGGTCTCCCGCATGGATCCGGAAAAATTTGAGTTTGAGGTCTGCTGCCTGACAAGGGGCGGACCCTTCGAAGCGCGCCTGCCAGCAGGCATGCCGGTGCATGTGCTCGGCAAGTCACCAGGTTTCTCCTGGGGTACCGTCACGGCCCTGCGGCAACTGGTAAGAGCTCGGGGTTATGACGTCGTGCACACCCGTCACCTGGGGGGGCTTATTTACACTGCGCTCGCCTGTCCCCGGCGCGGTGTGCCGCATCTCGTGCACTCCGAGCACACCATCTGGGATGGGGCCGAGCTTTCGTCGAAACGCCGCTGGCAGCGTCGTTTCCTCTATCCGAGGGCATCGGCGGTCTTTTCGGTCTCACAGCAGCAGATGGATCAAATGATTGCCATCGGACCCGGGCATCGGCGGCTTTCCCGTATATTGAATGGCGTGGACTGCGTCCGTTTTGCTCCTGCGCCTGATAAAGAAGAGGTGCGTCGTCGCCTTGGCCTTGCTCCTTCGGGGAGATGGCTGGGGATTGTGGCGAGGTTTGGTGCCCAAAAGCGGCACATGGATCTCCTGGAGGCTTTTGACCTCATCGCGGCGGATCATCCGGATGTCCACCTGCTCATGGTGGGGGACGGGGGGCCAGAAAAGTCCCGGGTCTTGCAGCGGATGGAGCGCAGCCCCTTCAAAGACCGTGTGGTGTGGGCTGGGTTCCAACAGGATCCGGCATCCTGGTACCAGGCGCTGGATGTGCTGGTGGTGTCTTCTGCCAACGAAGGGCTGCCGAATGCAGTGCTGGAGGCGATGGCCACCGGGCTGCCGGTGGTGGCCAATGATGTCTGCGGGGTGCTTGAGATCGTTCGTACACCCGATCACGGGTGGGTTGGTGCCTATGGCACCATTCCTGCACTGGCTCAAGGATTGACGATTGCTGCCCAAGCCTCGCCCCTCGAGCTCCAGGAGCTTGGAAGGAACGCGCGGAAGCATGTGGAGAAATTTTTCTCGCTTGATGCCATGGTAAATGCTTATGATGCGCTTTATTCGTCGCTTTCTGGGTCAGGGGGATAA